A segment of the Halovivax limisalsi genome:
GCCGATCTCTCACCGCGCGAACGGGGACGTATCATCAAGACGGCCGTCTCGCCGCGACCGATCGCCTGGATCTCGACGCGCGGTCCCGACGGCGTGGACAATCTCGCGCCCTTCTCGGCGTACAACTGCGTCTCCTCGGCCGAACCGGTCGTCTCGTTCAGCGTCCCGGCCGGCGACCGCGACGAGCTGAAGGACACGCCGCGAAACGTCCTCGAGACGGGCGAGTTCGCGGTCAACGTCGCGACCGAGGCGCTGGTCGAGGAGATGGACGCCACCTCGGCGTCGCTTTCGGCCGACGAGAGCGGGTTCGACTTCGCCGGGGTCGCGCGCCTCGTGAGTCACGTATAGCCATCGAGCCGCCGTAACACGGCCCCCAACAGCACGGCAACGGGGATAATTTCCAGCCTCCCGATCCACATATTGAAAATCAACATTGTCTTCGCCGCGGTCGGCATTGCGGGTCCAGTGATACCCGCGTCGAGGCCGACGGTGCTCTGTGCGCTCATCACCTCGAAGATAATGTACTCCACGGGGTAGGCCGATGGGAGCGTCCACAGAAATACGGCAACGCCAGCCATAAGAAAGAGGATCCAGAGGACGAACACGACCGCCGCCTCCGTGTACTCCTTCTCGACCTGATTCTGTTCGAGCGTCCGTTTGCCCAGCCGGAGGTGTCGGACTGCACTCGTTGGGACGAAGACGCTTCTGATCTGCCACGCCGTGCCCTTGAGCAGGATGAGGACGCGGATGAGTTTGAGACCGCCGACGGTGGATCCTGCCGCCGCGCCGGTGAGCATCCCGAGACAGAGCAGCAACGTCGACCCGGCTGACCAGACCTGTTCGGTTCCATCGCCGATCGTCGTCGTCCCGAAGCCGGCATTCGACGTCGCGGAGACGAACTGGAACAGCGCGATCCTGAACGTCTCTTCGAACGTGGCGTACTGACCGGTTGACGAGAGAAGCGCCGTCAGTACGATGGTTCCGACGGTAAACCAGATGAACACCCACCGGGTCTGTATGTCTGCGTAGAAATTCCGCACTTCACCTTTGAGAATCAGGTAGTGGATCGGGAACGCGATACTCCCGGCGACCATCACCGGGACGACCGCGTACTCGACGAGCGGGCTGTCATAGTGGCCGATCGAATCCGCGTGAACCGAGAACCCGCCGGTGGAAATTCCGGTCATCGCGTGATTGATCGCGTCCCAGGGCCCCATTCCGGCCAGGATAAAGAGCAGAATGCCGGCGATCGTGATCCCGAGGTAAATCTTCCAGATCTCGGTGACCGTCGAGACGACGCTCGGGTGAATCTTCTTCGACCGTGCCTCGCTCTCGTACAGCGTCAGCGATCCGCTGCCCGGTCGAGCGAGAATCGCGACGGTGAGGACGATGACGCCGACGCCGCCGATCCACTCCGTGAACGACCGCCACCACTGGAGCGATCGCGGGAGTTCCCCCTCGACCGATGCCATCGTCAAACCCGTGCTGGTGAACCCGCTCGTACTCTCGAAGACCCCGTTCAGCGGCTGACGGAAGACGGCCACCGTGTCGGCGATCGGTGGCGTGTTTGCCCACGCCGGAAACGGATCCACCGTGATCGTCCACGCAAGGAGCCAGAACGGAAGGCCGCCGAGCAGGCCGACCGCACCCCACGCGGTCGCCGCCGTCACCATCGCCTCGAGCTTTCCCGAGTCCGGAGCCGCCCGACACTTCCGGGTGAGCGCGAAACCGACGCCGCCGACCGCGGCGGCGGAGATGGCGAAGGTCGGCATCGCGTAGAATTCGCCGTTGATTCCGGCGACGCCGATCGAA
Coding sequences within it:
- a CDS encoding flavin reductase family protein, with the protein product MPDHDVADLSPRERGRIIKTAVSPRPIAWISTRGPDGVDNLAPFSAYNCVSSAEPVVSFSVPAGDRDELKDTPRNVLETGEFAVNVATEALVEEMDATSASLSADESGFDFAGVARLVSHV
- a CDS encoding TrkH family potassium uptake protein, translated to MRVHYRTVGRDLGRILQVVSLMLLVSIGVAGINGEFYAMPTFAISAAAVGGVGFALTRKCRAAPDSGKLEAMVTAATAWGAVGLLGGLPFWLLAWTITVDPFPAWANTPPIADTVAVFRQPLNGVFESTSGFTSTGLTMASVEGELPRSLQWWRSFTEWIGGVGVIVLTVAILARPGSGSLTLYESEARSKKIHPSVVSTVTEIWKIYLGITIAGILLFILAGMGPWDAINHAMTGISTGGFSVHADSIGHYDSPLVEYAVVPVMVAGSIAFPIHYLILKGEVRNFYADIQTRWVFIWFTVGTIVLTALLSSTGQYATFEETFRIALFQFVSATSNAGFGTTTIGDGTEQVWSAGSTLLLCLGMLTGAAAGSTVGGLKLIRVLILLKGTAWQIRSVFVPTSAVRHLRLGKRTLEQNQVEKEYTEAAVVFVLWILFLMAGVAVFLWTLPSAYPVEYIIFEVMSAQSTVGLDAGITGPAMPTAAKTMLIFNMWIGRLEIIPVAVLLGAVLRRLDGYT